One genomic window of Biomphalaria glabrata chromosome 9, xgBioGlab47.1, whole genome shotgun sequence includes the following:
- the LOC106062269 gene encoding uncharacterized protein LOC106062269, with the protein MELITRCSEDGPDWVSPTTILMDFQYEETFGDQSIITPISRECTRSRKRKRSTSRKRISVPTPMIQKKKRTLKQRIVDRQERYLYIPKKRRLELTDEDRREATKLGLLQEAVHVMCLCKAIMRSIMAERPGLALSIKRACQYKLFIRIIDLMNEFNLLIKALVKLDLNINIILDRNRENRTRLDFQIDPV; encoded by the exons ATGGAACTCATTACCAGGTGTAGTGAAGATGGTCCAGATTGGGTTTCCCCAACTACAATCCTCATGGATTTTCAATATGAAGAAACATTTGGAGACCAATCAATCATAACACCAATTTCAAGGGAATGCACTCGGTCAAGAAAACGAAAACGCTCAACATCCAGAAAAcga ATCTCTGTACCTACGCCGatgatacagaaaaaaaagaggacttTGAAGCAAAGAATCGTTGATCGTCAAGAA agaTACCTTTACATTCCCAAGAAACGAAGACTAGAGCTCACGGATGAAGACAGAAGGGAAGCTACCAAACTAGGCCTTTTACAAGAAGCAGTGCATGTTATGTGCTTGTGTAAAGCTATTATGCGCTCCATCATGGCAGAACGTCCAGGGTTGGCATTGTCCATTAAACGTGCTTGCCAGTACAAACTGTTCATCAGAATAATTGACTTAATGAATGAATTCAATCTACTTATAAAAGCATTGGTCAAACTGGATTTGAATATCAACATTATCCTTGACAGAAACAGAGAAAATCGGACGCGTTTGGACTTTCAGATAGATCCTGTATAA
- the LOC106059382 gene encoding rab-like protein 6, producing the protein MSLFKRFLNKSEDAKSPGTPPHGMQTMGAQLQRRFAKGVQYNMKIVIRGDKNVGKTCLFYRLQGQKFKEEYIPTDEIQVASIQWNYRATDDVVKVEVWDVVDKGRKRRKLDGLKMDNAEMMTAEEPCLDAEFLDVYKGTHGVVFVFDITKQWTFGYVEREMEKVPPQIPILVLGNHRDMGHHRTVTEEKARYHVEQFQKDRVEGSGKIRYAESSMRNGFGLKYLHMFFNLPFLQLQRETLLKQLETNKNDMMSTVEELEIHEDSEEQNYDLFLETLTQKRREQQEKLSEKVTSAAAIKQDKSGTLVGKDGAPVVIAVPSTTNSGILGKITSTVSASIVGTTVSTSTQVTRSISQPSMPSSLPVGGVSEIIQATQASEQTSQPPRGSQSEATTPTNSASQADTVKSGIFSRLFKGSKAPAAVVTPPKSLDLQSADAVQPTIKSVEDFVPDIKGLDTGFLDDTKDIQLKDNSKEEAEDSDDEEGNPMVAGFQDDLDSEDEPLPSDMKPFKPQNTSLDQKVIVHKHNSKSKSGKQKLSESEDDEEDNIHNPAVTQDVDLSSDEETPAYKISSKLTPSTNSSHHAARKQPSLRAADIVITDSESEEKSDNDGSHKLVSNPVVTKTAEHKELALVNGSHKSVKQKVQRKESSSGDSSSGSVHEQEVGKPSTEFHIELPKEDLNNWLDQFETKSPQVVLSAPKVEPEKKSIQDKPVKSSKNKVGKKVEPEHVDQKEDEDDEDDHTPVVKVKQISSDIDEEVSNHTVKKKKKKRTDSKDEEKSEKKHKKKKEDKKKEGSSKKEKMSSKASGKKEKKKKKKEEDLDPDNDLEAFLGSTGGEGDYETL; encoded by the exons ATGTCTTTGTTCAAGCGTTTTCTAAATAAATCAGAGGATGCCAAATCCCCTGGCACACCCCCTCATGGCATGCAGACAATGGGAGCACAGCTACAGAGGAGGTTTGCTAAAGGTGTACAGTACAATA TGAAAATTGTTATTCGTGGTGATAAGAATGTAGGGAAAACTTGCTTGTTTTACCGACTTCAAGGTCAGAAATTCAAAGAAGAGTATATTCCAACAGATGAAATCCAG gtGGCTTCAATCCAATGGAATTACAGAGCTACAGATGATGTTGTGAAAGTTGAAGTTTGGGATGTTGTGGACAAAGgaaggaaaagaagaaaacttGATGGCTTGAAAATGGACAATGCAGAAATGATG ACAGCAGAAGAGCCATGTCTTGATGCAGAGTTTTTGGATGTCTATAAAGGGACACATGGGGTTGTCTTTGTATTTGATATCACCAAGCAGTG GACTTTTGGTTATGTtgaaagagaaatggagaaagttCCACCCCAGATTCCAATTTTGGTTCTTGGCAATCATCGGGATATGGGTCACCATCGTACAGTTACAGAAGAAAAAGCTCGCTATCATGTTGAACAATTCCAGAAAGATCG AGTAGAAGGATCTGGGAAGATCCGTTATGCTGAATCCTCAATGAGAAATGGATTTGGATTGAAATACCTGCAcatgttttttaatttaccaTTCCTTCAGTTACAg AGAGAGACCTTGTTAAAACAGCTCGAGACCAACAAGAACGACATGATGTCTACAGTAGAAGAACTGGAGATACATGAGGACTCAGAGGAACAAAATTATGATCT ATTCCTGGAAACCTTAACACAGAAACGCAGGGAACAGCAAGAGAAACTTTCTGAGAAAGTCACTTCTGCTGCAGCTATCAAGCAGGATAAGTCTGGAACCCTGGTTGGGAAAGACGGGGCCCCAGTTGTCATTGCCGTACCCAGCACAACTAACAGTGGTATTCTGGGAAAAATAACCAGTACAGTCAGTGCCAGTATTGTTGGCACAACTGTTAGCACATCAACTCAAG TCACCAGATCCATCTCACAGCCCTCCATGCCAAGCTCACTCCCAGTGGGTGGTGTCTCAGAAATCATCCAGGCTACTCAGGCTTCTGAACAGACCAGCCAACCACCACGGGGAAGCCAGTCAGAGGCAACCACTCCAACAAACTCTGCGTCTCAGGCTGACACTGTGAAGTCTGGAATATTCTCTCGTCTTTTCAAAGGCAGCAAAGCTCCTGCAGCTGTTGTGACTCCTCCTAAATCGTTAG ACTTACAATCTGCTGATGCAGTCCAGCCAACAATCAAAAGTGTTGAGGACTTTGTGCCTGATATCAAAGGTCTGGACACTGGTTTTCTAGATGACACTAAAGATATACAGCTAAAAGACAATAGTAAAGAAGAGGCTGAGGACAG TGATGATGAGGAAGGTAATCCAATGGTAGCAGGATTCCAAGATGACCTTGATTCTGAAGATGAACCACTGCCTTCCGATATGAAACCTTTTAAACCACAGAACACTTCTTTAGATCAGAAAGTGATTGTACATAAGCATAATAGCAAATCAAAGTCTGGGAAACAAAAGCTTTCAGAAAGTGAGGATGATGAGGAAGACAACATCCATAACCCAGCAGTCACTCAAGATgttgacttgtccagcgatgaAGAAACTCCTGCTTATAAAATCTCTTCCAAGCTGACTCCTTCCACTAACTCTTCCCATCATGCTGCTAGAAAGCAGCCCTCTTTAAGAGCAGCTGATATCGTGATCACAGACTCAGAGTCTGAGGAAAAAAGTGACAATGATGGAAGTCATAAATTAGTCTCTAACCCAGTAGTGACAAAAACAGCTGAACACAAGGAGTTGGCGTTGGTCAATGGTTCTCACAAAAGTGTCAAGCAAAAAGTCCAGAGGAAGGAGAGCAGCAGTGGAGACAGTAGCAGTGGCAGTGTTCATGAACAAGAGGTTGGGAAACCTTCTACTGAGTTTCATATAGAGCTGCCTAAAGAagatttaaataattggttagaTCAGTTTGAAACAAAG AGTCCACAAGTTGTTCTGTCAGCACCTAAAGTTGAGCCAGAGAAAAAATCTATCCAGGACAAGCCGGTGAAGTCATCCAAGAACAAAGTCGGAAAGAAAGTAGAACCAGAGCACGTTGACCAGAAGGAAGATGAGGATGATGAAGACGACCACACACCTGTGGTAAAAGTCA AGCAGATCAGTTCAGACATTGATGAGGAAGTTTCCAATCACACtgttaagaaaaagaaaaagaagaggacAGATAGCAAG GATGAAGAGAAGTCTGAAAAGAagcacaaaaagaaaaaagaagacaaaaagaagGAAGGAAGTTCCAAGAAAGAGAAGATGAGCAGTAAAGCGAGtgggaaaaaagaaaagaaaaagaagaaaaaagaagaggaccTTGACCCTGATAACGACTTAGAAGCATTCCTTGGAAGTACCGGAGGGGAAGGAGACTATGAAACATTATAG